A stretch of the Tachysurus fulvidraco isolate hzauxx_2018 chromosome 18, HZAU_PFXX_2.0, whole genome shotgun sequence genome encodes the following:
- the LOC113648705 gene encoding macrophage mannose receptor 1-like isoform X1 — protein sequence MVHLVSVTLLFSVVCGIGAYIPHHYHFVNENKTWSEAQTYCRVNYTDLATISNMGEMKKLNHTLMKENAKKAWIGLQRAGPGRWLWSLDDQTFYRDGVTYTHWGSRQPNNAGGVEYCVVVGKTYGELYDEICTLSLPFVCYKGNSTGTYYILINEKKEWLEAQTYCRENYTDLVSVRNKTENDEIWSLLRGSNTQLAWIGLFNDSWNWSDQSNSTFRYWRSDKPSGSLICAAVSESEQRYWTDVNCTEKLPFICHENKLILIKEKLTWWEALTYCRNHYHDLVSVRTEEMQLWVKEVTQNASTEHVWLGLRHDCAQRVWFWVVGSIICYEGWAPGNGTWNEDCSHEKRSGAVQSGGEQKWIELPESQKLNFICSTYDDLFY from the exons ATGGTTCACCTCGTTTCAGTGACTCTGCtcttctcag TAGTATGTGGTATAGGAGCATATATTCCTCATCACTATcactttgtgaatgagaataaaaccTGGAGTGAAGCTCAGACTTACTGCAGAGTGAATTACACTGATCTGGCAACCATCAGCAACATGGGAGAGATGAAGAAGCTgaatcacacactgatgaaggaaaatgcaaagaaagctTGGATTGGTCTACAGAGAGCAGGACCTGGGAGATGGCTATGGTCTCTGGACGACCAAACTTTCTACAGAGACGGAGTCACTTACACACATTGGGGGAGCAGACAACCAAATAATGCTGGGGGAGTTGAGTACTGTGTTGTTGTGGGAAAAACATATGGCGAGTTGTATGATGAAATATGTACCCTATCTTTACCATTTGTTTGTTATAAAG gaaATAGCACTGGCACATATTACATATTGattaatgaaaaaaaggaaTGGCTTGAAGCTCAgacctactgcagagagaactaCACTGACCTGGTCAGTGTGAGGAACAAAACGGAGAATGATGAGATCTGGAGTCTGCTTCGAGGTTCAAACACTCAACTTGCTTGGATCGGTCTGTTTAATGACTCCTGGAATTGGTCAGATCAGAGTAACTCCACATTCAGATACTGGAGATCTGACAAACCCAGTGGAAGTTTGATCTGTGCTGCAGTGTCTGAGTCTGAGCAACGTTACTGGACTGATGTGAACTGCACAGAAAAACTCCCGTTCATCTGCCATGAGA ATAAACTGATCCTGATTAAGGAGAAGCTGACCTGGTGGGAAGCTCTGACATACTGCAGGAACCATTATCATGACCTGGTGTCAGTGCGCACCGAGGAGATGCAGCTCTGGGTGAAGGAAGTGACTCAAAACGCCTCCACTGAACACGTGTGGCTCGGCCTGCGTCACGACTGCGCCCAGCGTGTCTGGTTCTGGGTTGTTGGATCAATAATCTGCTATGAGGGCTGGGCACCAGGGAATGGGACCTGGAATGAAGACTGTAGTCATGAGAAGAGAAGCGGAGCAGTGCAGTCTGGAGGAGAGCAGAAGTGGATCGAGCTGCCTGAGAGCCAGAAGCTCAACTTCATCTGCTCTACCTATGATG atttgttttattaa
- the LOC113648705 gene encoding macrophage mannose receptor 1-like isoform X2: MVHLVSVTLLFSVCGIGAYIPHHYHFVNENKTWSEAQTYCRVNYTDLATISNMGEMKKLNHTLMKENAKKAWIGLQRAGPGRWLWSLDDQTFYRDGVTYTHWGSRQPNNAGGVEYCVVVGKTYGELYDEICTLSLPFVCYKGNSTGTYYILINEKKEWLEAQTYCRENYTDLVSVRNKTENDEIWSLLRGSNTQLAWIGLFNDSWNWSDQSNSTFRYWRSDKPSGSLICAAVSESEQRYWTDVNCTEKLPFICHENKLILIKEKLTWWEALTYCRNHYHDLVSVRTEEMQLWVKEVTQNASTEHVWLGLRHDCAQRVWFWVVGSIICYEGWAPGNGTWNEDCSHEKRSGAVQSGGEQKWIELPESQKLNFICSTYDDLFY; encoded by the exons ATGGTTCACCTCGTTTCAGTGACTCTGCtcttctcag TATGTGGTATAGGAGCATATATTCCTCATCACTATcactttgtgaatgagaataaaaccTGGAGTGAAGCTCAGACTTACTGCAGAGTGAATTACACTGATCTGGCAACCATCAGCAACATGGGAGAGATGAAGAAGCTgaatcacacactgatgaaggaaaatgcaaagaaagctTGGATTGGTCTACAGAGAGCAGGACCTGGGAGATGGCTATGGTCTCTGGACGACCAAACTTTCTACAGAGACGGAGTCACTTACACACATTGGGGGAGCAGACAACCAAATAATGCTGGGGGAGTTGAGTACTGTGTTGTTGTGGGAAAAACATATGGCGAGTTGTATGATGAAATATGTACCCTATCTTTACCATTTGTTTGTTATAAAG gaaATAGCACTGGCACATATTACATATTGattaatgaaaaaaaggaaTGGCTTGAAGCTCAgacctactgcagagagaactaCACTGACCTGGTCAGTGTGAGGAACAAAACGGAGAATGATGAGATCTGGAGTCTGCTTCGAGGTTCAAACACTCAACTTGCTTGGATCGGTCTGTTTAATGACTCCTGGAATTGGTCAGATCAGAGTAACTCCACATTCAGATACTGGAGATCTGACAAACCCAGTGGAAGTTTGATCTGTGCTGCAGTGTCTGAGTCTGAGCAACGTTACTGGACTGATGTGAACTGCACAGAAAAACTCCCGTTCATCTGCCATGAGA ATAAACTGATCCTGATTAAGGAGAAGCTGACCTGGTGGGAAGCTCTGACATACTGCAGGAACCATTATCATGACCTGGTGTCAGTGCGCACCGAGGAGATGCAGCTCTGGGTGAAGGAAGTGACTCAAAACGCCTCCACTGAACACGTGTGGCTCGGCCTGCGTCACGACTGCGCCCAGCGTGTCTGGTTCTGGGTTGTTGGATCAATAATCTGCTATGAGGGCTGGGCACCAGGGAATGGGACCTGGAATGAAGACTGTAGTCATGAGAAGAGAAGCGGAGCAGTGCAGTCTGGAGGAGAGCAGAAGTGGATCGAGCTGCCTGAGAGCCAGAAGCTCAACTTCATCTGCTCTACCTATGATG atttgttttattaa